The following are encoded together in the Variovorax sp. PBS-H4 genome:
- a CDS encoding chloride channel protein: MNREPDFLENLRAELSSGRLWLDRAIVLAYAVAAGLFVVGFTLASDAAFGIFRRLHQAQPWALLLWTPALTVAIVWATRRWFPAAAGSGIPQVKAALHPALPPERRGRLVSLRLTIAKIGLAVAGLAAGLSIGREGPSVQVAAGVMQHARRWLSPASTIDARALLVAGGAAGIAAAFNAPLAGVVFAIEELYGRLETRASGLIITAIVLAGLVAVSVFGNLSYFGIIRVPDLGWSALGPGLAVTLASGVAGGLFSRLLAASLTGAPGRLNQVRARWPLRFAAAGGLLIALIGLVTGGATFGAGSETVKGMLAGHQDLSPLHTLLKFIATWLTAWCGVPGGIFAPALTIGAGIGNSVSQLTGAGVGPALIALGMAGFLAAVTQTPLTAFIIVMEMVDGHSMVLSLMASAMLASLVSRMISRPLYESLAEHMVAGAIGSPAPVLTPSESQQGAASTAPVP, from the coding sequence ATGAACCGCGAACCTGATTTCCTCGAAAACCTGCGTGCCGAGTTGTCCAGCGGCCGCCTTTGGCTCGATCGTGCCATCGTGCTGGCCTATGCGGTGGCCGCGGGCCTGTTCGTGGTGGGCTTCACCCTCGCGAGCGATGCGGCCTTCGGCATATTCCGCCGCCTGCACCAGGCGCAACCGTGGGCACTGCTGCTGTGGACACCGGCTCTCACTGTCGCCATCGTCTGGGCAACCCGCCGATGGTTTCCGGCTGCCGCAGGCTCGGGCATTCCGCAGGTCAAGGCCGCACTGCACCCGGCTCTTCCGCCGGAACGCCGTGGCCGACTGGTGTCGCTGCGCCTCACCATTGCCAAGATTGGGCTGGCCGTCGCGGGCCTGGCGGCAGGCCTCTCGATCGGGCGCGAAGGGCCTTCCGTGCAAGTGGCTGCCGGGGTGATGCAGCATGCGCGCCGTTGGCTCTCGCCAGCTTCCACCATCGATGCGCGCGCGCTGCTGGTCGCGGGCGGCGCGGCCGGAATCGCGGCCGCCTTCAATGCACCGCTGGCAGGCGTGGTGTTCGCGATCGAGGAGCTGTACGGACGGCTGGAGACGCGCGCCAGCGGCCTGATCATCACCGCGATCGTGCTGGCAGGCCTGGTGGCGGTGTCCGTGTTCGGCAACCTCAGCTACTTCGGAATCATCCGGGTGCCCGACCTGGGCTGGTCGGCGCTGGGGCCAGGCCTGGCGGTCACGCTGGCGAGCGGCGTGGCTGGCGGACTCTTTTCGCGTCTGCTGGCCGCCTCGCTGACCGGCGCACCGGGCCGGCTGAACCAGGTCCGCGCGCGGTGGCCGCTGCGCTTCGCGGCAGCAGGCGGCCTGCTCATCGCGCTGATCGGTCTGGTGACGGGCGGTGCAACCTTCGGGGCGGGCTCCGAAACCGTGAAGGGCATGCTGGCAGGCCACCAGGACCTCTCGCCGTTGCACACCCTGCTCAAGTTCATCGCCACCTGGCTCACCGCTTGGTGCGGCGTACCCGGCGGCATCTTCGCGCCGGCGCTGACCATCGGCGCGGGCATCGGCAACAGCGTCTCGCAACTCACCGGTGCCGGCGTCGGGCCGGCGCTGATCGCCCTGGGGATGGCCGGCTTCCTGGCGGCCGTGACGCAGACCCCGCTGACGGCGTTCATCATCGTGATGGAAATGGTCGACGGGCATTCGATGGTGTTGAGCCTGATGGCCTCGGCCATGCTGGCCAGCCTGGTGTCGCGCATGATCAGCCGGCCGCTTTACGAATCACTGGCAGAGCACATGGTGGCCGGAGCGATCGGCTCCCCCGCGCCAGTGCTGACGCCATCCGAATCCCAGCAAGGGGCCGCCAGTACCGCCCCCGTGCCCTGA
- the uvrA gene encoding excinuclease ABC subunit UvrA, whose amino-acid sequence MDSASGAHLGESTSGAYLGAALAQQRISIRGARTHNLKNIDLDIPRNKLVVITGLSGSGKSSLAFDTLYAEGQRRYVESLSAYARQFLQLMDKPDVDMIEGLSPAISIEQKATSHNPRSTVGTVTEIHDYLRLLYARAGTPYCPDHDLPLQAQTVSQMVDAVMAIPDEPRLMILAPVAREKKGEFLELFSEMQAQGYVRFRVDGQTFEYNDLPKLKKTEKHDIDVVIDRLRARPDMQQRLAESFENALRLAEGRAIALEMHEGGATKEHLFNAKFACPVCHYSLAELEPRLFSFNSPVGACPSCDGLGHREFFDPQRVVAFPTLSLASGAIKGWDRRNGYYFSMLESVAKHYKFSVDTPFEDLPASVQQAVLHGSAEEEIKFSYTMESGQQSGRKLVRKHPFEGVIPNMARRYRETDSAMVREDLSRFRNLQPCPDCAGTRLRREARHVYLVDESDGGAQRMAIYEISHATLRESLAYFQRLHLHGAKAEIADKVVREIGLRLKFLNDVGLNYLSLDRSAETLSGGEAQRIRLASQIGSGLTGVMYVLDEPSIGLHQRDNDRLIGTLKHLRDIGNSVIVVEHDEDMIHAADHVIDMGPGAGVHGGRVMAQGSYAQVAGHPDSLTGQYLSGARKIAVPRRRTPWLPVVAKAAAAEPKKASRFPMSPAAERRAAREAAHLATQTDLQEIRVVGATGNNLKNVSVAFPVGLFTCVTGVSGSGKSTLVNDTLYAAVARTLYRAHEEPAEHEAVEGIEYFDKVINVDQSPIGRTPRSNPATYTGLFTPIRELMAETNTARERGYGPGRFSFNVAGGRCEACQGDGVVKVEMHFLPDVYVPCEVCHGQRYNRETLEVQYKGRNIAQILDMTVEAAHEFLKAVPTIERKLRTLLDVGLSYIKLGQAATTLSGGEAQRVKLALELSKRDTGRTLYILDEPTTGLHFADIELLLKVLHQLRDAGNTIVVIEHNLDVIKTADWLIDMGPEGGAGGGSVVGEGTPEALAANESSHTGHYLKRLLPG is encoded by the coding sequence CTGGATAGCGCCAGCGGCGCCCATCTCGGCGAGAGCACCAGCGGCGCCTACCTCGGCGCCGCGCTCGCGCAGCAACGCATCAGCATCCGCGGCGCCCGCACGCACAACCTCAAGAACATCGACCTCGACATTCCGCGCAACAAGCTCGTGGTAATCACCGGTCTTTCAGGCTCGGGCAAATCCAGCCTGGCCTTCGACACGCTTTATGCCGAGGGGCAGCGCCGCTATGTGGAAAGTCTGTCGGCGTATGCGCGACAGTTCCTGCAGCTGATGGACAAGCCCGACGTCGACATGATCGAGGGCCTGTCGCCCGCGATCAGCATCGAGCAGAAGGCGACCAGCCACAACCCGCGCTCCACCGTGGGCACGGTGACCGAGATCCACGACTACCTGCGCCTGCTGTACGCCCGCGCCGGCACGCCTTACTGCCCCGACCACGACCTGCCGCTGCAGGCCCAGACCGTCTCGCAGATGGTGGACGCGGTCATGGCCATTCCGGACGAGCCGCGCCTGATGATCCTGGCCCCCGTGGCCCGCGAGAAGAAAGGCGAGTTCCTCGAGCTTTTTTCCGAGATGCAGGCCCAGGGCTACGTGCGCTTCCGCGTCGACGGCCAGACCTTCGAATACAACGACCTGCCCAAGCTCAAGAAGACGGAGAAGCACGACATCGACGTGGTGATCGATCGCCTGCGCGCGCGCCCCGACATGCAGCAGCGCCTCGCCGAGAGCTTCGAGAATGCGCTGCGCCTGGCCGAGGGCCGCGCCATTGCGCTGGAGATGCACGAGGGCGGCGCCACCAAGGAACACCTCTTCAACGCCAAATTCGCCTGCCCCGTCTGCCACTACTCGCTGGCCGAGCTGGAGCCGCGCCTTTTTTCCTTCAACTCGCCGGTGGGCGCCTGCCCGAGCTGCGACGGCCTGGGCCATCGGGAGTTCTTCGATCCGCAGCGTGTCGTCGCGTTTCCGACGCTGAGCCTGGCCAGCGGCGCGATCAAAGGTTGGGACCGGCGCAACGGCTATTACTTCAGCATGCTGGAGAGCGTGGCCAAGCACTACAAGTTCAGCGTCGACACGCCGTTCGAGGACCTGCCCGCCTCCGTGCAGCAGGCGGTGCTGCACGGCTCGGCCGAGGAGGAGATCAAGTTCTCCTACACCATGGAAAGCGGCCAGCAGTCCGGCAGGAAACTGGTGCGCAAGCATCCTTTCGAAGGCGTGATCCCGAACATGGCACGGCGCTACCGCGAGACCGACTCGGCCATGGTGCGCGAGGACCTTTCGCGCTTCCGCAACCTGCAGCCCTGCCCCGACTGCGCCGGCACGCGCCTGCGGCGCGAGGCGCGCCATGTTTACCTGGTCGACGAATCGGACGGCGGCGCGCAGCGCATGGCGATCTACGAGATCAGCCATGCCACGCTGCGCGAGAGCCTGGCCTACTTCCAGCGGCTGCACCTGCACGGCGCGAAGGCCGAGATCGCCGACAAGGTCGTGCGCGAGATCGGCCTGCGGCTCAAGTTCCTCAACGACGTGGGCCTCAACTACCTGAGCCTCGACCGCAGTGCCGAGACGCTCTCGGGCGGCGAGGCCCAGCGCATTCGCCTGGCCTCGCAGATCGGCTCCGGCCTCACCGGCGTGATGTACGTGCTCGACGAGCCCAGCATCGGCCTGCACCAGCGCGACAACGACCGGCTGATCGGCACCCTCAAGCATCTGCGAGACATCGGCAACAGCGTGATCGTGGTCGAGCACGACGAGGACATGATCCATGCTGCCGACCACGTGATCGACATGGGCCCTGGCGCCGGCGTACACGGCGGGCGCGTGATGGCGCAGGGCAGCTACGCACAGGTCGCCGGCCATCCCGATTCGCTCACCGGCCAGTACCTCTCGGGCGCCAGGAAGATCGCGGTGCCCAGGCGCCGCACCCCCTGGCTGCCCGTGGTCGCCAAGGCGGCGGCCGCGGAGCCCAAAAAGGCTTCGCGCTTCCCCATGAGCCCGGCAGCCGAGCGGCGCGCGGCGCGCGAGGCCGCGCACCTCGCCACGCAGACCGACCTGCAGGAGATCCGTGTGGTCGGCGCCACCGGCAACAACCTCAAGAACGTCAGCGTGGCCTTCCCCGTCGGCCTCTTCACCTGCGTGACCGGCGTCTCGGGCTCGGGCAAGTCCACGCTGGTCAACGACACCCTCTACGCTGCCGTCGCGCGCACGCTCTACCGCGCGCACGAGGAGCCCGCCGAGCACGAGGCGGTGGAGGGCATCGAGTATTTCGACAAGGTCATCAACGTCGACCAGTCGCCCATCGGCCGCACGCCACGCAGCAACCCCGCCACCTATACGGGCCTGTTCACGCCGATCCGCGAGCTGATGGCTGAAACCAACACCGCGCGCGAGCGCGGCTACGGCCCCGGCCGCTTCAGTTTCAACGTCGCTGGCGGGCGCTGCGAGGCCTGCCAGGGCGATGGCGTGGTGAAGGTCGAGATGCACTTCCTGCCCGACGTCTACGTACCCTGCGAGGTCTGCCACGGCCAGCGCTACAACCGCGAGACGCTGGAGGTCCAGTACAAGGGCCGCAACATCGCGCAGATCCTGGACATGACGGTGGAGGCCGCCCACGAGTTCCTGAAGGCCGTGCCCACGATCGAGCGCAAGCTGCGCACGCTGCTGGACGTCGGCCTGAGCTACATCAAGCTGGGCCAGGCAGCGACCACGCTGTCGGGCGGCGAGGCGCAGCGCGTCAAGCTGGCGCTGGAGCTCAGCAAGCGCGACACCGGCCGCACGCTCTACATCCTCGACGAGCCGACCACGGGCCTGCACTTCGCCGACATCGAGCTCCTGCTCAAGGTGCTGCACCAGCTGCGCGACGCGGGCAATACCATCGTGGTGATCGAGCACAACCTCGACGTGATCAAGACCGCCGACTGGCTGATCGACATGGGCCCCGAAGGCGGCGCCGGGGGCGGCTCGGTGGTGGGCGAGGGCACGCCGGAGGCACTGGCGGCCAACGAATCCAGCCACACGGGCCATTACTTGAAGCGCCTGCTGCCCGGATGA
- the atpE gene encoding F0F1 ATP synthase subunit C, with the protein MTQGFDILPLAVALLIGIAAVGSCIGIGIVGSRLLEGTARQPELKDQLQTLFFLIAGVTDGAFIIATGIGLWFATANPFR; encoded by the coding sequence ATGACCCAAGGCTTCGACATCCTTCCCCTCGCCGTCGCGCTTCTCATCGGCATTGCCGCCGTGGGCTCCTGCATCGGCATCGGCATCGTCGGCTCGAGGCTGCTGGAAGGCACGGCGCGGCAACCCGAGCTCAAGGACCAGTTGCAGACGCTGTTTTTCCTGATCGCGGGCGTGACCGACGGCGCCTTCATCATCGCCACCGGCATCGGCCTCTGGTTCGCGACCGCGAATCCGTTCCGCTGA
- a CDS encoding acyl-CoA thioesterase — MTDPATAARLVGELVELMALEPLGDDRFLAQSEDIGTPAVFGGQVLGQSLVAASRTVAADRPVHSMHAYFLLPGEHAPIEYAVDRVRDGRSFTTRHVVARQRDRIIFEMSASFQTVDEGVEHQLPMPSEAGPEGLLSEVEQRRALGDRLPERWRNAALSPHGIEYRRVDPDDLLAPAPRPPQAALWMRAIAPLPDDPVVHRALLAYASDHGLLRAAMLPHGLSFMSGRVRPASLDHAMWFHRDFRMDDWLLYVIDSPSAGGARGLSRGSLFTRDGRLVASAAQEGMIRVLPEGSPWAVSGGAAPI; from the coding sequence ATGACCGACCCCGCCACCGCCGCCCGCCTCGTCGGAGAACTCGTAGAACTGATGGCGTTGGAGCCGCTGGGCGATGACCGCTTCCTCGCGCAGAGCGAAGACATCGGCACTCCGGCCGTATTCGGCGGCCAGGTCCTTGGCCAGTCGCTGGTGGCTGCCAGCCGTACGGTGGCCGCTGACCGGCCGGTGCATTCGATGCACGCCTACTTCCTGCTGCCCGGCGAGCATGCGCCCATCGAGTACGCGGTCGACCGCGTGCGCGACGGCCGCAGCTTCACCACGCGGCATGTGGTGGCGCGCCAGCGCGATCGCATCATCTTCGAGATGTCGGCTTCGTTCCAGACGGTGGACGAGGGCGTGGAGCACCAGTTGCCGATGCCCTCGGAGGCCGGCCCCGAAGGCTTGCTCAGCGAAGTGGAACAGCGCCGCGCGCTCGGCGACCGTTTGCCCGAGCGCTGGCGCAACGCCGCCCTTTCGCCCCATGGCATCGAATATCGCCGGGTCGATCCCGACGACTTGCTTGCACCGGCGCCGCGCCCCCCGCAGGCCGCACTGTGGATGCGCGCGATCGCGCCGCTGCCGGACGATCCGGTCGTGCACCGGGCGCTGCTCGCCTATGCGTCCGACCACGGGCTGCTGCGAGCCGCGATGCTGCCCCATGGCCTGAGCTTCATGAGCGGCCGGGTGCGCCCGGCCAGCCTCGACCACGCAATGTGGTTCCACCGCGATTTCCGCATGGACGACTGGCTGCTTTACGTGATCGACTCGCCCAGCGCCGGCGGCGCCCGCGGCCTGTCGCGCGGCAGTCTGTTCACGCGGGACGGGCGGTTGGTCGCGTCGGCCGCCCAGGAAGGGATGATCCGCGTGCTGCCCGAAGGAAGTCCGTGGGCCGTCAGCGGCGGCGCGGCACCGATCTGA
- a CDS encoding FAD-dependent oxidoreductase, with the protein MNSTLRESARELPVFGEYDVVVVGGGPAGLAAAVSAARHGARTLLVERYGFLGGMGTAGGVTNFAGLYGKRDGEMTQLVHGVVDDLLARMDALGGLNKPQDGMQGRIRVRSYDTSIYKCAADQLLLDAGVELLFHALAAAVVMDGSRIAALVVETKSGRIAIRASAFIDASGDADVAAFAGVPFAVGDGHGSGLFPSTMFRVGHVDAPRALAAVGEFKAINELMAKALERSPGAYRFPREGAILRPQIDPREWRANVTQIRNARGDAMNGVDARELSDGEIEGRRQIGEYFRFLKAEVPGFEESAIVEIAPQVGIRETRRIEGLYALSGEDILSSARFDDSIGINAWPMEMHAAGKIEWAFPRDTQRTYNQLPWRMLVPCGVDNLLVAGRCASMTHEGQSAARASGGCFVMGQAAGTAAASLGSSRFTGVDVAALQKTLASDGVDLDH; encoded by the coding sequence ATGAATTCGACTCTTCGTGAATCTGCGCGCGAACTGCCGGTCTTCGGCGAGTACGACGTGGTCGTGGTCGGCGGCGGTCCGGCCGGCCTCGCCGCGGCGGTGAGTGCGGCGCGCCACGGCGCGCGCACGCTGCTGGTGGAGCGCTACGGCTTCCTCGGCGGCATGGGGACGGCCGGCGGGGTGACCAACTTCGCCGGTCTCTACGGCAAGCGCGACGGCGAAATGACGCAGCTGGTGCACGGCGTCGTCGACGACCTGCTGGCGCGCATGGATGCCTTGGGCGGGCTCAACAAGCCGCAGGACGGCATGCAGGGGCGCATCCGCGTGCGCTCCTACGACACCTCGATCTACAAGTGCGCGGCCGACCAGCTGCTGCTCGATGCCGGCGTCGAGCTGCTGTTCCACGCGCTCGCCGCGGCGGTGGTGATGGACGGCTCACGCATCGCCGCGCTAGTGGTCGAGACCAAGTCCGGCCGCATCGCGATCCGCGCCAGCGCCTTCATCGATGCCAGCGGCGATGCCGACGTGGCCGCGTTCGCGGGCGTGCCGTTCGCCGTCGGCGACGGACACGGCAGCGGGCTCTTCCCTTCCACCATGTTTCGCGTCGGCCATGTGGATGCGCCGCGCGCGCTGGCCGCGGTGGGCGAGTTCAAGGCCATCAACGAGCTGATGGCGAAGGCGCTGGAGCGCAGCCCTGGCGCCTACCGCTTCCCGCGCGAGGGCGCGATCCTTCGGCCGCAGATCGATCCGCGCGAATGGCGCGCCAACGTCACGCAGATCCGCAACGCCAGGGGCGATGCAATGAACGGCGTGGACGCACGCGAGCTCAGCGACGGCGAGATCGAAGGCCGGCGCCAGATTGGCGAGTACTTCCGCTTTCTCAAGGCCGAAGTGCCGGGCTTCGAAGAGTCGGCCATCGTCGAGATCGCGCCGCAGGTGGGCATCCGCGAGACGCGGCGCATCGAAGGCCTCTATGCGCTCTCGGGCGAGGACATCCTCTCCTCGGCGCGCTTCGACGACAGCATCGGCATCAACGCCTGGCCGATGGAGATGCATGCCGCGGGCAAGATCGAGTGGGCCTTCCCGCGCGACACGCAGCGCACCTACAACCAGCTGCCATGGCGCATGCTGGTGCCGTGCGGCGTGGACAACCTGCTGGTGGCCGGCCGTTGCGCGTCGATGACGCACGAGGGCCAGTCGGCCGCGCGCGCGAGCGGCGGCTGTTTCGTGATGGGGCAGGCTGCGGGCACGGCGGCGGCTTCGCTGGGCAGTTCGCGCTTCACCGGGGTCGACGTGGCGGCGCTGCAGAAGACGCTGGCGTCCGACGGCGTCGATCTCGATCATTGA
- a CDS encoding Bug family tripartite tricarboxylate transporter substrate binding protein: MQASKRALLIAACVLPLVAAAQTAAWPTKPIRLVVGFPGGSTPDIAARTIAEPLAKALGQPVVVDNKPGASGNIAADQVAKATDDHTLGVVINGNLTSSKMLYPKLPYDPAKDFTYLSLLTTAPLVLVAQNSLPTGPAFFEAGRKGGDKWSYGSVGVGSVGHLGMELLKSRVPGLKAVHVPYQGNPQVMTDLIGNQIQMALIPPGIAMPQVKAGKVRAIGITSGRSALVPELPPLADAGVKDFNLEVWTALLGPANLSKAAQERITRELAVVMKSPEVRQKLFDQGWQAVGTSPDGMRTRVKEEAAVMTRIISTQGIKLQ, from the coding sequence ATGCAAGCTTCAAAACGCGCCCTCCTGATCGCCGCCTGCGTGCTGCCGCTGGTCGCCGCCGCGCAGACCGCTGCCTGGCCCACCAAACCGATCCGCTTGGTCGTCGGCTTCCCGGGCGGATCGACGCCCGACATCGCCGCGCGCACCATCGCCGAGCCGCTGGCCAAGGCGCTGGGTCAGCCGGTCGTGGTCGACAACAAGCCGGGTGCCTCGGGCAACATCGCGGCCGACCAGGTGGCCAAGGCGACCGACGATCACACCTTGGGGGTCGTGATCAACGGCAACCTGACCTCGTCGAAGATGCTCTATCCGAAGCTGCCCTACGACCCGGCCAAGGACTTCACCTACCTCTCGCTGCTGACCACCGCTCCGCTGGTGCTGGTGGCCCAGAACAGCCTGCCGACCGGCCCCGCCTTCTTCGAGGCCGGCCGCAAGGGCGGCGACAAATGGAGTTACGGCTCGGTCGGCGTCGGCTCCGTGGGCCACCTCGGCATGGAGCTGCTCAAGAGCCGCGTGCCGGGCCTGAAGGCGGTGCACGTGCCTTACCAGGGCAACCCGCAGGTCATGACCGACCTGATCGGCAACCAGATCCAGATGGCGCTGATCCCGCCCGGCATCGCCATGCCCCAGGTCAAGGCCGGCAAGGTGAGGGCCATCGGGATCACCAGCGGCCGCAGCGCGCTGGTGCCCGAGCTGCCGCCGCTGGCCGATGCCGGTGTGAAGGACTTCAACCTCGAGGTCTGGACCGCGCTGCTGGGCCCGGCGAACCTTTCCAAGGCAGCGCAGGAGCGCATCACGCGCGAGCTGGCGGTGGTGATGAAGTCGCCCGAGGTGCGGCAAAAGCTGTTCGACCAAGGCTGGCAGGCAGTGGGCACCTCCCCCGACGGCATGCGCACGCGTGTGAAGGAAGAAGCGGCGGTGATGACCAGGATCATTTCCACGCAAGGAATCAAGCTGCAATAG
- a CDS encoding Bug family tripartite tricarboxylate transporter substrate binding protein: MKTILSLAAALVTTAALAQPADYPSKPVTLVTPFAAGSGPDAVLRLVADKLGRIWNQRVVVDNKPGGGGFIAIEQARRAAPDGYTLLQLDSEHVAALPHLYKSRNFVTLQHFDPVASLFRTPFFVAVPTDSKWKNMSDLIAAAKAAPLSYGSWGVGSPGHLGAQQLEALTGVQMQHVPYREVSQLYTNVGSGEVPWAFASIPSSQGVYKAGKLRYIAVATPKRVPQMPDVPTMAEAGGPASLEVTSFVSLLAPKGVSPAIQAKINADVAKAIADPEIRARFDTFAFEPLAWSPDEIRRQAEAKSKVYGELVRRGNISLE, translated from the coding sequence ATGAAAACCATCCTTTCGCTGGCTGCGGCCCTGGTCACGACGGCTGCACTCGCGCAGCCCGCCGACTACCCGAGCAAGCCCGTCACGCTGGTCACGCCTTTCGCGGCTGGCAGCGGGCCCGACGCGGTGCTGCGCCTGGTGGCCGACAAGCTCGGCCGCATTTGGAACCAGCGCGTGGTGGTGGACAACAAGCCGGGCGGCGGCGGCTTCATCGCCATCGAGCAGGCCCGGCGCGCCGCCCCTGACGGCTACACCCTGCTGCAGCTCGACAGCGAACACGTCGCGGCGCTGCCGCACCTGTACAAGTCGCGCAACTTCGTGACGCTGCAGCACTTCGATCCGGTGGCCTCGCTGTTCCGCACGCCCTTCTTCGTCGCGGTGCCCACCGACTCGAAGTGGAAGAACATGAGCGACCTGATCGCCGCCGCCAAGGCCGCCCCGCTGAGCTATGGCTCGTGGGGCGTTGGCAGCCCGGGGCACCTGGGCGCGCAGCAGCTGGAGGCGCTGACCGGGGTACAGATGCAGCACGTGCCCTACCGCGAGGTGTCGCAGCTCTACACCAACGTGGGCTCGGGCGAGGTGCCGTGGGCCTTCGCCAGCATCCCTTCGAGCCAGGGCGTCTACAAGGCCGGCAAGCTGCGCTACATCGCGGTCGCCACGCCCAAGCGCGTCCCGCAGATGCCGGACGTGCCCACGATGGCCGAGGCCGGCGGCCCGGCCAGCCTGGAGGTCACTTCCTTCGTCTCTCTGCTCGCGCCCAAGGGCGTGTCGCCGGCGATCCAGGCGAAGATCAACGCCGACGTCGCCAAGGCCATCGCCGACCCCGAGATCCGCGCCCGCTTCGACACCTTCGCCTTCGAGCCCCTGGCCTGGTCGCCCGATGAGATCCGACGCCAGGCGGAGGCCAAGTCCAAGGTCTACGGGGAGCTGGTGCGGCGCGGGAACATCAGCCTCGAATGA
- a CDS encoding 3-hydroxybenzoate 6-monooxygenase, whose translation MSTPRQEKPSVLLVGGGIGGMAAALALARLGLTVELLEQSAAIGEIGAGLQLGPNAFAALDALGVGEAVRRGSVFTDRLVMMDAVDCSEIASVPVGEAFRSRFGNPYAVSHRADLHGAIHEAVKQHPLIRFHTSAQVETIDIGERREHDVVAVTRDGRRFQADAIVGCDGVKSVVRSKLIGDAPRVSGHVVYRAVVPAADMPEDLRWNAPVVWAGPDCHLVHYPLRHGEQYNLVVTFHSRDDEEWGVTDGSKEEVLSYFEGVHARPRQLLDRPTSWRRWSTADRDPVANWSQGPATLLGDAAHPMMQYLAQGACMALEDAVTLGAAVEACDFDLPAAFRLYSSARVARTARVVLSVREMGRLYHAKGVERLVRNSLWVGRTPERFYDAVEWLYAWDPAQCLEP comes from the coding sequence ATGAGCACCCCACGACAAGAGAAGCCCTCCGTGCTGCTGGTCGGCGGCGGCATCGGCGGCATGGCGGCGGCGCTGGCGCTGGCGCGCCTGGGCTTGACCGTCGAGCTGCTGGAGCAGAGCGCCGCCATCGGCGAGATCGGCGCCGGGCTTCAGCTCGGCCCCAACGCCTTTGCCGCGCTCGACGCGCTGGGCGTCGGAGAAGCGGTGCGGCGCGGCTCGGTGTTCACCGACCGGCTCGTCATGATGGATGCGGTCGACTGCAGCGAAATCGCCTCCGTCCCGGTGGGCGAGGCCTTTCGCTCCCGCTTCGGCAACCCCTATGCGGTGAGCCACCGCGCCGACCTGCATGGCGCCATCCACGAGGCGGTGAAGCAGCACCCGCTGATCCGCTTCCACACCTCGGCACAGGTCGAGACGATCGACATCGGCGAGCGCCGCGAGCACGACGTCGTGGCCGTCACCCGCGACGGCCGGCGCTTCCAGGCCGACGCCATCGTCGGGTGCGACGGGGTCAAGTCGGTGGTGCGCAGCAAGCTGATCGGCGATGCGCCGCGCGTCTCGGGCCACGTGGTCTACCGCGCGGTGGTGCCGGCGGCCGACATGCCCGAGGACCTGCGCTGGAACGCGCCCGTGGTCTGGGCCGGCCCCGACTGCCACCTGGTCCACTATCCGCTGCGCCATGGCGAGCAGTACAACCTGGTGGTGACCTTCCATAGCCGCGATGACGAGGAATGGGGCGTGACCGACGGCAGCAAGGAGGAGGTGCTCTCGTATTTCGAAGGCGTGCATGCGCGCCCGCGGCAACTCCTGGACCGGCCGACCTCCTGGCGCCGATGGAGCACCGCCGACCGCGACCCGGTCGCGAACTGGAGCCAGGGCCCAGCCACTTTGCTGGGCGACGCGGCGCATCCGATGATGCAGTACCTCGCACAGGGCGCGTGCATGGCGCTCGAGGACGCGGTGACACTGGGCGCCGCGGTCGAGGCCTGCGACTTCGACCTGCCCGCGGCGTTCCGGCTCTATTCGTCGGCACGCGTGGCGCGCACCGCGCGTGTCGTGCTGTCGGTGCGCGAGATGGGCCGCCTCTACCATGCCAAGGGCGTGGAGCGGCTGGTGCGCAACAGCCTCTGGGTGGGCCGCACGCCCGAACGCTTCTACGATGCGGTCGAATGGCTTTATGCATGGGATCCCGCGCAGTGTCTGGAGCCGTGA
- a CDS encoding fumarylacetoacetate hydrolase family protein, whose product MSYVFAPPATVGLPIVGTSGLFPVRRVYCVGRNYAAHAREMGFDPDREPPFFFCKPNDDASVVPVPAGETVGIPYPGQTANYHYEAELVVLIGQGGREIKVEEAAGHIYGYAVGLDMTRRDLQMRMREQGRPWEIGKAFDFSAPIGPVRTRADAGEIDSGAITLEVNGETRQKSDIRNLTWSVNEVIANLSTLFALQPGDLIFTGTPEGVGPVQRGQTMNVRIDGLEPIAVRVD is encoded by the coding sequence ATGTCCTATGTCTTTGCGCCGCCGGCCACCGTCGGCCTTCCCATCGTCGGAACGTCCGGCCTGTTCCCCGTGCGCCGCGTCTACTGCGTCGGCCGCAACTACGCGGCTCATGCGCGCGAGATGGGCTTCGATCCCGACCGCGAGCCGCCCTTCTTCTTCTGCAAGCCCAATGACGACGCCTCTGTTGTGCCCGTGCCGGCCGGCGAGACGGTGGGCATCCCCTACCCGGGCCAGACCGCCAACTACCATTACGAGGCCGAGCTGGTGGTGCTCATCGGACAGGGTGGCCGGGAAATCAAAGTGGAAGAGGCCGCCGGGCACATCTACGGATACGCGGTCGGCCTGGACATGACGCGCCGCGATCTTCAGATGAGGATGCGCGAGCAGGGCCGGCCCTGGGAGATCGGCAAGGCCTTCGACTTCTCGGCGCCCATCGGGCCGGTGCGCACGCGCGCCGACGCGGGCGAGATCGACAGCGGCGCGATCACCCTGGAGGTGAACGGCGAGACGCGCCAGAAGAGCGACATCCGCAACCTGACCTGGTCGGTCAACGAGGTGATCGCCAATCTCTCCACCCTGTTCGCCCTGCAGCCGGGCGACCTGATCTTCACCGGCACGCCGGAAGGTGTGGGCCCGGTGCAGCGCGGCCAGACGATGAACGTGCGCATCGACGGCCTCGAGCCCATTGCCGTGCGCGTGGATTGA